ACGCCGCAACGCAACCAAAGGCCTCCAACGTCAACGTATGGTTGTCGGAGGTCCGTTCCTCATTGTTGTTCTTTAGGTTTGAAGGACTGACGCGACACAGCACAAGCTCGACTTCGCGGTCACGATCCATTAACCACCCATCATTCGATCGGTTTGGACTGGCAATGGCACCCGATACTCGTATGCGTCGCGGTTGGTTCTATTTGGCTCTTCTCATACTGGCCGGGGCGCTTGCCGCTTTCTACCGCCCGAGCGCCCGTACGGCTGACATTGATGCGCCGCTCACCATGCCGCAGTTCCGCAACATGGAACTCGCGGGCGCGGAATGGGCCGTCAAGCGCTCGGCTGAGCAGTGGACCAATGTCATCTTCCGAAACTCGCGGATCTACCGCCACGAGGCGCGCGTCAGCGTCTGCGGCGAGGTCCAGTTGAACGGCGCTGACTATCAGCGCTACGTCGTCAACGGCGGCATTGTCATGCTGGAATACAGCGCCGACGAATTCGAGCAGAGCTGGAACGCGATCTGCGCCTAACAGGTAGGGCGGCTTAGCGGCGACGTTCGGAATTCGTCAGCGTCGCCGACGGCCCTCGCGGGCCGCGATCTCAACCAGGCCCAGCAAGGCCGCTGAATAGTAATCTTCGCCCCGCACACTGTCGGCAGGCCCGACGCCGTTCAGTGCGAGCTGGGCGATCGCGTCCATGCCCGCCGGGGCCGGGAAGCTGGCGATGGCGCCGGAGCCGACGTCCACCCAGGCCGGGGCACGCCGCCCCGGACCGCGCGAAGACTGCCAGAAGCGCTTGGGTCCTTCGTTGGCCTTGTCGTTACAACGCCCCGACCAGCACAGGTAGAGCGCGGTGCGCACCGCATCGAAGCCGAACTGCGCCGGCTTGTCAGGCTCTGACCACAGGCCGCCGGCCTGATCGACCCGGACCCAGTCGGTGGGCAGATTGAAGGTCCCGAACTTCGCGTCGCGCAGCAACTTGAGGCTCTGGTCGCGGACCAGCGGCCACTGCGAACGAGGCTCAGCGGCCGCGAAGGCGTCGAGCGCTGGCATGACGGCGTAGGACGGGTTCACGGTGAGGGAATCCGTGCGCAGGAATCCCGTCTCGCCGGGCGCCAACAGGGTGCGGTCGCCTTGCCTGACAGCCAGTCGCGCCAGAATTGTCTGGCGGATCTGCAACGAGGCGCGGCCATAGGCGGGTGCGCTCCAACGGGCTTGGGCGCGCATCAGGGCCCAGGCGATCATCAGGTCGCCATCGGTGGCGTTGTTCTGGTCGCTGACCGGGTTGACCGCGTTCGGGTCGTAGCGCCAGACGAACAGCCGCGTGTCCGGACGCGACAGGTTGCGGTCAGTCCAGGTCCATAGCTTATCAAAGGTCGCCCGGTCGTCATTGGCGACCGCCATGACCATGGCGAAGCCCTGGCCCTCGGAATGGCTGATGCCACGGTTGCCGGTGTCGACAACACGGCCTTCGGGCTGCACGAACCGCGCCTTGAAATCGTTCCATTGCGCCGGCGATGCGGCGGCGGCGCCGGACAACTGCGCGGCCAACAGAAAGGCCAGAAGACTGAGGAAGCGCCTAAAGGCCGTAGGCAAACTCGAATCCGTCCGCCTGCGACTCGGCTCTGAGCTTGGCTTCCATGTCGGCGCGACCGCCCTGGGTCTGGAGCCAGACCGTGTAGACGCCTTCCAGCACGGCGCTGAAGGCGCGACGCCAGATTTCCGCCGAAGCCTCGTCCAGATGCTGACCCGGATAGGCGCTGTGTCGAATGGCGATCGCATCTTCCTCAACCGAAAGCTTCACAAGCCCCCAATCCATGGCGGAAAGGCGTCCGTTGAGAACGCTTTCAAGGCCTTCGAGGGTCTCCACCACGGGCAATTTCACCTCGGCGGCCATCCGCAGGCCGATCTGGCGGAAGAAGCCACGAGCTTCGTCGGCGCTGAAGTTGCCAAAAAGCTCCGCCGCCAGGGTCACAAGGAAGTCGCGCCATTGGGGGCTGAACTGCCGCGCGGCCAGATAGGCCATGTCGGGCGTGGGAGCCGCCGAAACGGCGGCGGGCGCGGGCTTGGCCAGGCTTTTCAGCATCGAAGTCTCTAATTTAATTGGTGAAAGTCTGCCGGAGGAAGAAGCGGACCTTGTACTCTTTGTACGCGCCGAAGGTGTCCAGCGCCATCTCACCGCCCGCCGCCGTGGTCGGCATCAGCTTGTATTCGCCGCCCAGGTTGGCGGCGACGGCGAGGCCTGTGCGATCCTGACCTGCGTAGCGCGTGACCACATCGGGATCGAGCAGCTGATAGGCCGCAAGCGTCGCCTGCGATTCCGGGCTGGTCGGGAAGACGTTCGCGGAATCCTCGCTATAGGACTGCAGGCCGAGCGTCAGGCCCGCATGCCAGCTATAGCGCGGCCGGGTCCGCTGGTAGCTGACCGGCAGGGCGAGCGAGACGAACTGCTGCGGGCTGAAATAGCCACCGTGACCGTAGGTGAAGAACCGCTGGTTCTCGTCATAGGCCTGCAGGTTGACGTTGACGCCCACCTGCATGACGTCGCCGTCGCGATTGACCGGCCGGTAGTAAGCGCCGCCGTTCACCTCGTAGCCGGTGTTCTCCAGCACATTGTCGCCGTCGAAAGTCTTGTAGGTGGCGTCGAGGTAGGCGCCGCCGTTGTCGAAGTTGAACGAGCCGCCGAAGGTCCCCGCGTTCTTGGTCACGCGGCCATACCTAAGGTCCGACCAGCGATCAGTGACGCCGGCGTAGGACAAGACGCTGTCGGTGACGGGACGGCTTTCAACCGTGGCGCGAATCTGCGCGTCGCCCATGATCAGGCGGGCGGTCAGGCCGGCGTTCACGCCGATGGTTTCGAAGCCGATCGGGGTCGTGCCCACATCCACCGACAAGGGGGTGGATGTGTAGAACAGGCTGACGGCCGCGCCGCGGTCGGAGACGGTGTTCTCCTGCGGCAGGCGGTTTGTGTCTTCGTTGACCAGCGCCTCGGCGACGCGCATCGGCGTGGTGCCGATCCGGCCGGACGCGTCTTCGCTGGGCGTGCCGGCGCTGATGATCACAGGGGTGAGCGCTAGGTGTCGTTTCCAAGAAGGTTGTTCACCCTTGTCCAGGGTGAGAGTCCGCCGATGCCGGCGTGAGGTCGGCTGAGGTTGTAGGCGTCGATCCAGGGTCCGATGGCTTGGGCGCGTTCAGCCGATGAGCTGTAGGGCTTGGCGTAGGCCCACTCCCTGAGGCTGGTCTGGATGAAGCGCTCGGCCTTGCCGTTGGTCCTGGGCGTGTACGGCCGGGTGCGGACGTGGCGGGCGCCGGCGGCCTGCAGGGCGTTGGCGAAGAGCTTGGAACGGTAGGCCGAGCCGTTGTCGGTCATCACCCGCTCGACGCGGACGCCGCAACGGCCGAGCCAGGCCAGGGCGCGTTCGAGGAAGCCGGTGGTGTCGAGTTGGCCTTCCGAAGACAGGATCTCGGTGTAGGCCAGGCGCGAAGCGTCATCGACGCAGACGTGCAGGAAGTCCCAGCCAGCGCGGCGCGAGCGGCCGAGCTGGCGGTCGCCGGTGACGCGGTGGCCGGCGACGTCGAAGCGGCCGAGCTTCTTGATATCCAGATGGATCATCGCGCCCGGTCGGCTGTGCTCGTAGCGGATCACCGGCGGCTTCGGATCGAGCGCGGCCAGCTTGCCCAGCCCCTGCCGGCGCAGGATAGCCCCCACCGTCGAGCGGGCCATGCCCAGCGTCCGGGCGATCGCCGGACCGGTCATCCGCTGACGCCGCAGTTGCTCGATCTCAGCCACACGAGCCGCAGCCACCTTGCGCGGACATCGTCGCGGCGCCGAGCTGCGGTCGTGATGCCTTCGCTCGCCGCCGCGACGATGCCGGGCGATCCATTTGCGCGCTGTCCGCAGCGACACCCCTGCCGCCTCCGCCGCCGCCTTCGCCGTCCAGCCTTGCGACACGCGCCGCGCCAGCAGCGCTCGACCCCCAGGCGTCAGACGGGCATTCTGGTGGACGTTCATCCGGGACCTTCCGGGTTAGGAGTTGGAGCTTTGCAACCCCAGCCTCTCAGCCCTGTCCCGGGTGAACAACCTTCATAGCTTCGACAGCTAGGCCCAAGCGGCCCACGCCGAAGGGCGAGAAGGACGCCTCCATCCGAGGCGCGACTTCGAACAACTGGCTGGCGCCGGCTTCACCGCTGCGCGTGCGCACCGACACCGAACCCTCGATCTGCGGGGCGGTGGATTCGCGCAAATCGGCGATCTCGCGGTTGATCCGTGCGGGCAGCGGCAGTTCAGCCTGAGGGACCGCTTCGCCGCCCAGGCCGGGGAACAGCCCAGGGCCCGCAGCGGCATAGCCCGGCGCGCCGTAGCCCGTCGCCGGCGCTTGTGGATATTGGGCGTAGGCGCCGCCAGCGACAGGCTGCGGCATGGCGAAGCCAGGAGTCGCCGCCGGATAGGGCTGGCCGTTGGCCGGAATCGCGGCGCCGTAGCCGTAAGTCGGCTGTCCCATGTTTGGGAGATATTCGGCCGCTTGCGCATTCGACGCATAGCTTCCTGCCGGGAGAGCGGGCGTCGCAGGTTGGGCGTAGACGGGCTGCGGGTTGGGGATCTGCGGATAGACCGGTTGCGGATACGCCTGCTGGCCATAGGCCGGCGGCGCATAGGTTGGCGGGCCGTAGACCTGAGGAGGATAGGGCTGCTGCTGGCTGTAGACGGGCTGGCCATAGGTCGGCTGTCCGTACGGAGCCTGGGCGTAAACGGGCTGGCCATAGGCCGGCTGCGGATAGGCCTGCTGGGCGTACTGCGCTGGGGCGTACGCTGGCTGAGCGTAGGCGGGCGCGGCGTAAACAGGGTCTGCTACTGGCATCGGCAAGGCCTGGGCATAGTTTTGGGCCGGGTAGGCCTGGCCGGAATAGGCCGGATTGACGAGGGGTTGGATCGAAGACGCCGGGGCTGCGTAGCTGCCCGCGGCGAAGGGGGCGGCGGCGTAGGCTGCCGGCTGGGCCATCGGATAGGCCGAGGCCGCCGTGAAGTTCGACGACGGCAGCGCGGCGGCCGGACGTCCGGCGAAGGGATTGGGGCCGAGGATGCCCATGCCCGGCTGGATCGCAGGCCCGCCACGGACCACGCCGGGGTTGGGCATGGCGCCCATCAGCCCCTGAGAGCGGCCGCTGCGGATCAGCGCATCAGCGCGCCGGAAGGCCGCCAGCGCTGCGCGATCACGACCGCGGCCCTGCTCGAACTGGCCGAGCTGGTAGTAGAGCTCGGGATCGTTCGGGCGCAGCGAGACGGCGCGCTTCATCAACCGTTCGGCGCGGCCGTTGTCGCCTGACGCCTGTGCGGCGCGTGCGGCGTTCAGCACGGCCTGGCTGTCGTTCGGCGCCACCGCCAGGAGGGCGTCATAAGCTTGCAGCGCCTGCTGCGGCATGTTGCCTGACTGGTAGAGGCGGCCTAGCTGTCGAAGCTATGAAGGTTGTTCACCCGGGACAGGGCTGAGAGGCTGGGGTTGCAAAGCTCCAACTCCTAACCCGGAAGGTCCCGGATGAACGTCCACCAGAATGCCCGTCTGACGCCTGGGGGTCGAGCGCTGCTGGCGCGGCGCGTGTCGCAAGGCTGGACGGCGAAGGCGGCGGCGGAGGCGGCAGGGGTGTCGCTGCGGACAGCGCGCAAATGGATCGCCCGGCATCGTCGCGGCGGCGAGCGAAGGCATCACGACCGCAGCTCGGCGCCGCGACGATGTCCGCGCAAGGTGGCTGCGGCTCGTGTGGCTGAGATCGAGCAACTGCGGCGTCAGCGGATGACCGGTCCGGCGATCGCCCGGACGCTGGGCATGGCCCGCTCGACGGTGGGGGCTATCCTGCGCCGGCAGGGGCTGGGCAAGCTGGCCGCGCTCGATCCGAAGCCGCCGGTGATCCGCTACGAGCACAGCCGACCGGGCGCGATGATCCATCTGGATATCAAGAAGCTCGGCCGCTTCGACGTCGCCGGCCACCGCGTCACCGGCGACCGCCAGCTCGGCCGCTCGCGCCGCGCTGGCTGGGACTTCCTGCACGTCTGCGTCGATGACGCTTCGCGCCTGGCCTACACCGAGATCCTGTCTTCGGAAGGCCAACTCGACACCACCGGCTTCCTCGAACGCGCCCTGGCCTGGCTCGGCCGTTGCGGCGTCCGCGTCGAGCGGGTGATGACCGACAACGGCTCGGCCTACCGTTCCAAGCTCTTCGCCAACGCCCTGCAGGCCGCCGGCGCCCGCCACGTCCGCACCCGGCCGTACACGCCCAGGACCAACGGCAAGGCCGAGCGCTTCATCCAGACCAGCCTCAGGGAGTGGGCCTACGCCAAGCCCTACAGCTCATCGGCTGAACGCGCCCAAGCCATCGGACCCTGGATCGACGCCTACAACCTCAGCCGACCTCACGCCGGCATCGGCGGACTCTCACCCTGGACAAGGGTGAACAACCTTCTTGGAAACGACACCTAGCGCCGCCAGCAGGCCAGGATCGCGCGGCGCGATGGCGAAGGCTTGAGACAGGGTGTCGAACGCCTGGGCGTAGTCGCCCGAGGCGCGCAGGCGATCCGCGCGCTGGGCGGCGAACACCGCCGCCGAACTACGATAGGCGTTCTGGCCCGCAGGCGAGCGCTGAGCCTGTCGCGCCGCGGCCTGCAGCAGCGCCAATGCCGCCTCGTCCTGGCCCGTCTTGCCGAGCACGGTCAGAAAGCCCTGCGCCTCGCCCGGATCGAAGGTCGCGGGCGGACTGCGCGCCGCCTCGAGCGCAAGTGCGCCGGCCTGATAGGTGTCGCCGAGATCTAGCAGGGTCTCGGCGATCTGGCCCTTCACGGCGAAGGAGGCGTCGTTGTTGGACAGGTAGCTGCGCAGCATCTGCACGCCCTGCACGGGCTGTCCGGCGTACTGGGTCTGCTTGGCCTGGGTGATGACACGCTGGGCGTCGACGCGGGCGGCGAGCTGGCGGACGGCTGGATTGCGCGAGCCGGCGGGAATGCGCGACAGCAAGGCTGCGGCCTCATCCGACCGGCCGCGGGCTTCGGAGAACAGGGCGGCGGCCTGCAGACTTTCTGGATCGCTGGAGGTGTAGAGCGGGGCGGCGACCTGGTTAGCCTGTTGGGCCTGGCCCTGGCCGATCAGGAAGCGAGCGTATTCCAGACGGGTCCAGGCGTTGGTCGGCGCAGCCTGTAAAGAAGCGGCCAGCGCCGCACCGGCGCCGAAGGAATCGCCGCGGCGCTGGAGCTCAGCGGCGCGTTCACGTTCAATATCCGCCATGATCGGCGCGGCGCGACCGCCCGGCAGATCACGCAGGATCCGGGTCGCCTCGTCGAACCGGCCGAGATCGGCCAGGGCCTGGGCGAGACCGGTGACGGCGTCGGCGCGGCCGGGCGCGAGCAGAGTCGCCTGCCGGAAGGCGGCCTCGGCCTCAGCGGCGCGACCCTGGGCGGCAAGCGCCTGGCCGAGCAGGATCTGGGCTTCGACACGGTTGGGATGGCTGCCGCTGGCCAATGGGCGCGCCGCAGCCTCGGCTTCAGGATAGCGGCCGGCGACATAGGCGTTCCGGGCTCGGCCAAGATCGCCGAAGAAGACGGCGGTGCGCAGGGCCTCGCCCCACCGTTCCTGGCCTTGCGCGCCGCGGATGGCGCGCTCGAGCAGGCCGCGCGCGTCGGCGAAACGCTCTTGGCGCAGGCGAACGACGCCCAGGCCGCCCGCGGCGTCGAGATCGTCGCCACGCAGGCGCAGGGCCTGGTTGAAATAGCGATCGGCGTCGGCGATCTCGCCGGCGTTGAGCGACTTGAAGCCGTTAGCGCGGACTTCGCCGCCGGGATCGGCGGACGCCGCCGGCGGGGCGGGGGTTGCTGGTCGAGGGGCCTGGGCGGTTTGGACCGGCGCGGTTGTCGGGCGCGGCGCCTGCGGGCGAGTCGCCGTCGTCGGTGCAGGTCTGGTCTGCGGCGCCGGTTGAGGGGGCGAAATCTGAACGTTCTGGGTCGGCGCCGCAGAGGGCGAGACGCTGACCGGCGGCGCATTGGCGGCCTTGATGTCGCGCTCAAGGGCCGCGACGCGGCTGTCGCGGGGGCTGGTGGCGGCTTTCAGGCGATCCGTCCAGGTCTGGGCGGCGGCCATGTCGCCATCCTGGATGGCGTAGGTCGCGTAGCGTTGCAGGACGGCGGGGTTGTTTGGGCTGGCCCGGAGCGCGCGTTGCAGCGCCTGGGCGGCCAGATCCTTGCGGCCGCGCTGGCGTTGCGTCGCAGCCTGACGCAGGAGCGCGTCAGCGCCTGTGGCGGTCGGGGCGGCGGATTGCGCGCCTTCCACCACCGGCGCCTTGCCGGTGGGCGTTATCGCCGCGGCGGGCGGCTGGTTGGTCGGCAATCGGACCTGGGCGTGAGCCGACGTCGTGGCGACCAGCAGGAGCGCTAAGGAGCTGTATCCCAGCTTTGTCATTTGTCGCCCCCAACATCACGCAGACGGACGCGTTCCAGCGCCGACATCACCGCCCAGATCAACAGACCGAACACGGTCGCCGCCGCCAGTAGGCCAAGGGCGAGCATGATGGGATTCCGGCTGGCCCACCACATCACACTGATGTGCCACGGCAATTCGCCCGACCAGAACCCCTGGCTGACGCGATAGCTGTTGAAGGTGAGACCGGACGCGATCGACAGGTCGCCCTGCATCGAGGCGTTCGCGGCTGGACGCGCCAGGGCGTAGGCCATTTCGGGCAGGCGCGCGGAGGAGGCGGCGAGCATGGCCACCACGACCCGCTTGTTGTCGAAGGGTGAGCGCCAGCTGGTGACCCCGGCGATGTCGCTGACCGAGACCAGGGCCTCGTCGGCGCCGCCCGGATTACGCTGGTCGACGTTGGAGCCAAAGCGGGCGAACAGGCGGTCGATCATCGAGTTGGCGGCGACGCGCATGCCGCTGCCTTCGACGCGGATCGGCGCGCTCTGGAAGAGCGAGCCGGCCTGCTGGGCGATGGTCATTGGGCCAATGACCAGGATGTCATGGCCGGCCATGTTCACCTGTTCGCCGGGACGGGCGACCGTGACAGCGAGCGCTGGCGCGCCGGTGGCGTCGCCGAGGCGACCCATCATGACGAGTAGGGCTTCCAGATCGGTCGCCTGCGGGTTGGCCGGGATGATCGCTACGGTCTCCGACAGGTCGGCCATCCGCGTGAACGGGAAGCCGGCGCTGGCGAAGAATGCCAAGTCAGGCATGCGCGAGAAGTGGTGCGCATGCGTCAAGTCGAGCTTGGAGTCGGCGTCGATCCCCGTCCGCACGCCCGTCGGGATCTCGCCTTGGCAAGCGCCCTTCTTGTTGACGTGCAGGTCGTAGAAGAACTGCAGCTGGTTCTGACCGAAGATGTTGTAGCCCGGCAGTTCGACCGAGGCCTTCTGCTGGACAACCTCCATACCCAGCACGTCGCGGGTCTTTTCGACCACGCCTTCAGGGCGGAGCGGCACGGAGCGGATGTACTTATCGTTCGTCAGAATATCGAGGCGCGACATGTTGTAATCGAGCCACGTGCCGCCCGGATACCGGTAGCCGAAGCTGACCTTGGCCCCGGTCTGCGGCCAGAAGAACAGGTCCGGCGCGGTCTTGAATTCGGCGGTCAGCAGGCCAGGGCGCAGACCCAGGCCCTCCAGATTAGTGGGGCTGACCAGGTCGCCGAGGCGGACTGGTCGGCGGGTGTCGACCCAGCGCGGCGCATCATAAGGCTTGCGCTTGGCGAACGACATGGCGCTGACCTGCGCCGCGGCGCCGGACAGCGACTTGGGCGCGGCGGCCAGGACGCGGGCTGCGGCCAAGACGTCTTCGTCAGAGCCGCCGGTCACCACCAGCAGGGTCGCGTAGGGGTTGCGGGGGTTCCGCACGAGCCGGATGGTGGGACCGCTGCTGGGGGGCGGGCTCCACTCACCGACGAAGGCGCCGTTGCGGGCGATGACGACCGCGTCCGTGCTCGGCAGGGCGTTGATGAGCACGGGGAACTTGAAGCCGCGGAAGCTGGCGCTCATGCCGAAGTAGGAGGCCACCGCCGAGGCGGCCTGGACCGCCTGGTTGCTCGGCTGGCCGGCGAACACGAAGGGCAGCGTCAGGGACGCCTGGTCGCTGGTGTCGAAGAATGGCGCCGGCAGGCGGGTCAGGGTGTCGCCGAGCGACAGCTTCTGGAAGGTCAGGTCAAGGCGCGAGCGGGTGTTGGAGACGTTGGCCCACAGAGTCGAGTGGAGCGGGTCTTCGCAGGCGCGCGTGTAGTGGCCGATAAAGCGGAAGCCAAGGCGGTTGTCCGCGGTCAGCAGGCCCGGATCGATCGGCAAGACGACCGTAACGCCGCCAGCGCCGACCGACAGCAGAGGAATGGTGCCGATCACCTCGTCGTTGATCAGCACCGTCAGGTGGCTGAGGTCCTGCAGAAGTTGCGGCGAGTAGGCGAAGTTCAGCGTCAGCTGAGCCTGGGTGACCACCTCGTCCTGACGCACGGTGAAGGGCACGCTGGCTTCGCCGAGCGTGCTGGTCAGACGCATCGGCCGCGTTTGCTTGAGATCCTCTAGCGTCATGCTCACGCGGCGCTGTCCGCCCGCGGCGGGCGCCGCGGCGGCCTCGACGGGCGGCGCCGCGGCCTGGGCGTGGGCCGTTGTCGCGCCAAAGCCGGCGAAGGCCGCAAGGCCGAGCGCGCCGACCATGATCACGGCGGCGGTGCGTTTCATGAAGCGGGCCATGACGTCCTGACGGCGAGGGGTTTTATCGAGGCGCCACCAGAAGACGATGGAGAAGGAGGCGCGGCAAAGATCGAGGAAGGACTGCCAGGCTGACCAGCTGACCAGATCCTCCGGCGCAGGCCAGGCGTCAGCGCGGCCCATGACGACGCGCACGAGTTGGCGTCGCGCATCGAGCGACATGTCAGTGAATCGCAAGCGTAAACGCCCCCCACGCGATTCCAGCATCTCTACTGGAAAGCCAAATGTATTCTCAGCGGCCATGACTTCGACATGCGTCACAGTGCGCGCCTCGACCAGCTCCGGCTCAGCCCGGACAGCCATGCCGCCCATCGACAGGTTGATGCTTATGGCTTCAGCCGCATGCCCGTCTTCGAAATAGAGCCGAATCGGCAGTTCCGCCTCCAGGTGGGCGCGGCTGCGGATCTGGCGCGTCTCGCGGCCCACCGCCAGCGCCGTCAGCAAGATCAGCAGGCTGTAGAAGGTCCAGGTGACATTGAGGATGATCGTTTCACGGGCGGACTCGAAGTAGTTTGGCAGCAGGAGTTTCACGACGCCGACGCCGATCCCGAGGATCAGGAGACTGACGCAGATCAAGTGCGGCGCCAGCACCTTGTAGTCAAAGAAGCCTTCCTCAAGCAGACCGCCCTTGTCGGTTACGTTGAACTTGCCCTTCTTCGGGTCGATCAACGGCAGGAGGGTGGGGCCGACCAGGTGGAATGAGATCA
This is a stretch of genomic DNA from Phenylobacterium immobile (ATCC 35973). It encodes these proteins:
- a CDS encoding glycosyl hydrolase family 8, with the protein product MPTAFRRFLSLLAFLLAAQLSGAAAASPAQWNDFKARFVQPEGRVVDTGNRGISHSEGQGFAMVMAVANDDRATFDKLWTWTDRNLSRPDTRLFVWRYDPNAVNPVSDQNNATDGDLMIAWALMRAQARWSAPAYGRASLQIRQTILARLAVRQGDRTLLAPGETGFLRTDSLTVNPSYAVMPALDAFAAAEPRSQWPLVRDQSLKLLRDAKFGTFNLPTDWVRVDQAGGLWSEPDKPAQFGFDAVRTALYLCWSGRCNDKANEGPKRFWQSSRGPGRRAPAWVDVGSGAIASFPAPAGMDAIAQLALNGVGPADSVRGEDYYSAALLGLVEIAAREGRRRR
- the bcsD gene encoding cellulose biosynthesis protein BcsD; the encoded protein is MLKSLAKPAPAAVSAAPTPDMAYLAARQFSPQWRDFLVTLAAELFGNFSADEARGFFRQIGLRMAAEVKLPVVETLEGLESVLNGRLSAMDWGLVKLSVEEDAIAIRHSAYPGQHLDEASAEIWRRAFSAVLEGVYTVWLQTQGGRADMEAKLRAESQADGFEFAYGL
- a CDS encoding IS481 family transposase, with translation MNVHQNARLTPGGRALLARRVSQGWTAKAAAEAAGVSLRTARKWIARHRRGGERRHHDRSSAPRRCPRKVAAARVAEIEQLRRQRMTGPAIARTLGMARSTVGAILRRQGLGKLAALDPKPPVIRYEHSRPGAMIHLDIKKLGRFDVAGHRVTGDRQLGRSRRAGWDFLHVCVDDASRLAYTEILSSEGQLDTTGFLERALAWLGRCGVRVERVMTDNGSAYRSKLFANALQAAGARHVRTRPYTPRTNGKAERFIQTSLREWAYAKPYSSSAERAQAIGPWIDAYNLSRPHAGIGGLSPWTRVNNLLGNDT
- a CDS encoding tetratricopeptide repeat protein, giving the protein MTKLGYSSLALLLVATTSAHAQVRLPTNQPPAAAITPTGKAPVVEGAQSAAPTATGADALLRQAATQRQRGRKDLAAQALQRALRASPNNPAVLQRYATYAIQDGDMAAAQTWTDRLKAATSPRDSRVAALERDIKAANAPPVSVSPSAAPTQNVQISPPQPAPQTRPAPTTATRPQAPRPTTAPVQTAQAPRPATPAPPAASADPGGEVRANGFKSLNAGEIADADRYFNQALRLRGDDLDAAGGLGVVRLRQERFADARGLLERAIRGAQGQERWGEALRTAVFFGDLGRARNAYVAGRYPEAEAAARPLASGSHPNRVEAQILLGQALAAQGRAAEAEAAFRQATLLAPGRADAVTGLAQALADLGRFDEATRILRDLPGGRAAPIMADIERERAAELQRRGDSFGAGAALAASLQAAPTNAWTRLEYARFLIGQGQAQQANQVAAPLYTSSDPESLQAAALFSEARGRSDEAAALLSRIPAGSRNPAVRQLAARVDAQRVITQAKQTQYAGQPVQGVQMLRSYLSNNDASFAVKGQIAETLLDLGDTYQAGALALEAARSPPATFDPGEAQGFLTVLGKTGQDEAALALLQAAARQAQRSPAGQNAYRSSAAVFAAQRADRLRASGDYAQAFDTLSQAFAIAPRDPGLLAALGVVSKKVVHPCPG
- a CDS encoding cellulose synthase subunit BcsC-related outer membrane protein, with product MIISAGTPSEDASGRIGTTPMRVAEALVNEDTNRLPQENTVSDRGAAVSLFYTSTPLSVDVGTTPIGFETIGVNAGLTARLIMGDAQIRATVESRPVTDSVLSYAGVTDRWSDLRYGRVTKNAGTFGGSFNFDNGGAYLDATYKTFDGDNVLENTGYEVNGGAYYRPVNRDGDVMQVGVNVNLQAYDENQRFFTYGHGGYFSPQQFVSLALPVSYQRTRPRYSWHAGLTLGLQSYSEDSANVFPTSPESQATLAAYQLLDPDVVTRYAGQDRTGLAVAANLGGEYKLMPTTAAGGEMALDTFGAYKEYKVRFFLRQTFTN
- the bcsA gene encoding UDP-forming cellulose synthase catalytic subunit; the encoded protein is MLKTLQDLGFRAAATRPVQIVALIAATALVLMAVAVPLDRKAQMIFGLAIFAAAALIAQRSTSRRMTMVLVVISTVLSTRYIWWRVTETLHFDNPLAMFLGIGLFMAELYAWAILVFGYIQCVWPLERRVREIEGDPSTWPTVDIYIPTYNESLDIVTDTVFAAMDQDYPHDRFKVYILDDGRREEFRAFAEAVGVGYITRDNNEHAKAGNMNQAMPKTTGELICIFDCDHVATRAFLQFTVGWFQAEPKLALLQTPHYFYSPDPVQRNVVAVKDIPGEGDLFYGVVQKGNDFWNAAFFCGSCAIIRREALMATNGFAGETVTEDAHTALKLQRMGWSTAYLNARLSAGLATERLTLHVGQRARWARGMTQIFRIDNPMLGPGLSFGQRICYLNAMLHFQFPLPRIVFLTSPLAYLLMGQNIIAASALTILAFAGPHLLFAILVNERVQGKYRRAFWGEVYEALISFHLVGPTLLPLIDPKKGKFNVTDKGGLLEEGFFDYKVLAPHLICVSLLILGIGVGVVKLLLPNYFESARETIILNVTWTFYSLLILLTALAVGRETRQIRSRAHLEAELPIRLYFEDGHAAEAISINLSMGGMAVRAEPELVEARTVTHVEVMAAENTFGFPVEMLESRGGRLRLRFTDMSLDARRQLVRVVMGRADAWPAPEDLVSWSAWQSFLDLCRASFSIVFWWRLDKTPRRQDVMARFMKRTAAVIMVGALGLAAFAGFGATTAHAQAAAPPVEAAAAPAAGGQRRVSMTLEDLKQTRPMRLTSTLGEASVPFTVRQDEVVTQAQLTLNFAYSPQLLQDLSHLTVLINDEVIGTIPLLSVGAGGVTVVLPIDPGLLTADNRLGFRFIGHYTRACEDPLHSTLWANVSNTRSRLDLTFQKLSLGDTLTRLPAPFFDTSDQASLTLPFVFAGQPSNQAVQAASAVASYFGMSASFRGFKFPVLINALPSTDAVVIARNGAFVGEWSPPPSSGPTIRLVRNPRNPYATLLVVTGGSDEDVLAAARVLAAAPKSLSGAAAQVSAMSFAKRKPYDAPRWVDTRRPVRLGDLVSPTNLEGLGLRPGLLTAEFKTAPDLFFWPQTGAKVSFGYRYPGGTWLDYNMSRLDILTNDKYIRSVPLRPEGVVEKTRDVLGMEVVQQKASVELPGYNIFGQNQLQFFYDLHVNKKGACQGEIPTGVRTGIDADSKLDLTHAHHFSRMPDLAFFASAGFPFTRMADLSETVAIIPANPQATDLEALLVMMGRLGDATGAPALAVTVARPGEQVNMAGHDILVIGPMTIAQQAGSLFQSAPIRVEGSGMRVAANSMIDRLFARFGSNVDQRNPGGADEALVSVSDIAGVTSWRSPFDNKRVVVAMLAASSARLPEMAYALARPAANASMQGDLSIASGLTFNSYRVSQGFWSGELPWHISVMWWASRNPIMLALGLLAAATVFGLLIWAVMSALERVRLRDVGGDK
- a CDS encoding tetratricopeptide repeat protein, whose amino-acid sequence is MPQQALQAYDALLAVAPNDSQAVLNAARAAQASGDNGRAERLMKRAVSLRPNDPELYYQLGQFEQGRGRDRAALAAFRRADALIRSGRSQGLMGAMPNPGVVRGGPAIQPGMGILGPNPFAGRPAAALPSSNFTAASAYPMAQPAAYAAAPFAAGSYAAPASSIQPLVNPAYSGQAYPAQNYAQALPMPVADPVYAAPAYAQPAYAPAQYAQQAYPQPAYGQPVYAQAPYGQPTYGQPVYSQQQPYPPQVYGPPTYAPPAYGQQAYPQPVYPQIPNPQPVYAQPATPALPAGSYASNAQAAEYLPNMGQPTYGYGAAIPANGQPYPAATPGFAMPQPVAGGAYAQYPQAPATGYGAPGYAAAGPGLFPGLGGEAVPQAELPLPARINREIADLRESTAPQIEGSVSVRTRSGEAGASQLFEVAPRMEASFSPFGVGRLGLAVEAMKVVHPGQG